The Euphorbia lathyris chromosome 2, ddEupLath1.1, whole genome shotgun sequence genome includes a window with the following:
- the LOC136219970 gene encoding chaperone protein dnaJ 49, which produces MDGNKDEALRCVRIAEEAISSGNKVRALKFIKIAQRLNSNLSVDELIAACDKIDFSGSNSNPSSLGVKSVDDEDKNRSPSWGLNGERNYTEENVELIKQVKRNKDYYSILGVEKSCSAEEIRKAYRKLSLKVHPDKNKAPGSEEAFKKVCKAFKCLSDDTSRKQYDQTGLVDDFEYSQQYNVRRTTRRRRNVQEFYDDDFDPDEIFRSFFGQTEMFRAHHVYRSRNGGRQREEFTGGGGPNLLLLLQILPFLLIFVLAYLPFSEPNYSLQRNFSYQISKTTEKYGIEFFVKSTTFDDNFPIGSSERANIEDSVIKDYKNFLWRHCHAELQRRQWNRNHPIPSCDKLRNLGLA; this is translated from the coding sequence atggatggtaataaagatGAAGCATTGAGATGTGTTCGAATTGCCGAGGAAGCAATTTCATCGGGAAACAAAGTGCGCGcattgaaatttattaaaattgcgCAACGTCTGAATTCTAATTTGTCTGTTGATGAGCTTATAGCTGCTTGTGATAAGATTGACTTTTCTGGGTCTAATTCAAACCCATCTTCACTTGGTGTAAAAAGTGTTGATGATGAGGATAAGAATAGGTCTCCTTCTTGGGGTTTAAATGGAGAGCGGAATTACACTGAAGAAAATGTGGAATTGATTAAACAGGTTAAGAGGAATAAGGATTACTATTCCATTCTTGGGGTGGAAAAATCATGTTCTGCTGAGGAAATTAGAAAAGCTTATAGGAAATTGTCTTTGAAAGTTCATCCAGACAAGAATAAGGCACCTGGATCTGAAGAAGCATTCAAGAAAGTGTGCAAAGCGTTTAAATGCTTGAGTGATGATACTTCAAGAAAACAGTATGATCAGACTGGTTTGGTTGATGACTTTGAGTATAGCCAGCAGTACAATGTTAGGAGGACCACGAGAAGGAGGAGGAATGTGCAAGAGTTCTATGATGATGATTTTGATCCGGATGAGATATTCAGGTCTTTTTTCGGCCAGACAGAGATGTTTAGAGCACACCATGTTTACAGAAGCAGAAATGGTGGCAGACAAAGGGAGGAGTTTACTGGTGGAGGAGGGCCTAATTTGCTTCTTCTTCTACAGATATTACCTTTCTTGCTGATTTTTGTGCTTGCTTATCTGCCCTTTTCAGAGCCTAATTACTCATTACAAAGGAATTTCTCCTATCAAATTTCTAAAACAACTGAGAAATATGGTATAGAGTTTTTTGTCAAATCAACAACTTTTGATGACAACTTTCCTATTGGAAGTTCTGAAAGAGCTAATATTGAGGATAGTGTGATCAAGGATTATAAAAATTTTCTCTGGCGTCATTGTCATGCGGAACTTCAGAGGCGTCAGTGGAACAGGAATCATCCCATACCTAGCTGTGATAAACTAAGGAATCTTGGATTAGCTTGA